Proteins found in one candidate division KSB1 bacterium genomic segment:
- a CDS encoding tetratricopeptide repeat protein, with amino-acid sequence MFCTFYFLLFSFIFITCQKQNEPEAISLSGQPLFPIELAAETEEKNEGNLAKAKADFDKDPDKQENIIWLGRRTAYLWRYRDAIKIYSDGIKKYPENYNLYRHRGHRYISIREFDKAIEDLEKASQLIEGVPDEIEQDGQPNKYDIPTSTSHSNIWYHLGLAYYLKGDFENALHAYLECMKFSNNNDMLCATSDWLYMTYRRLGMENEAKDVLQAITSEMEILENHSYHKRLLMYKGIIPPDSVLSTKDAEDLDIATQGYGVGNWYFYNGETEEAMDIFKKVVEGTYWAAFGYIAAEAELARK; translated from the coding sequence TTGTTTTGCACTTTTTACTTTTTACTTTTTTCCTTTATCTTTATAACCTGTCAAAAACAAAATGAGCCGGAAGCAATTTCACTTTCGGGACAACCGCTTTTTCCAATCGAATTAGCAGCCGAAACAGAGGAAAAAAATGAGGGGAATTTAGCAAAGGCGAAGGCGGATTTCGACAAAGATCCGGATAAACAAGAAAATATTATCTGGCTTGGCAGGCGAACCGCTTACCTGTGGCGCTATCGTGACGCAATAAAGATTTATTCCGATGGCATCAAAAAATACCCGGAGAACTACAATCTATACCGTCACCGGGGACATCGCTATATCAGTATTAGAGAATTTGACAAAGCCATTGAAGATTTGGAGAAAGCGAGCCAACTTATCGAAGGTGTTCCGGATGAAATCGAACAAGATGGTCAGCCGAATAAATACGACATTCCAACCAGCACCTCCCATTCCAATATTTGGTATCACCTGGGTTTGGCGTACTATCTCAAGGGTGACTTCGAAAATGCTTTGCACGCTTACCTTGAATGTATGAAATTTTCCAATAATAATGATATGCTTTGTGCGACCAGTGATTGGTTGTATATGACTTACCGTAGGCTTGGAATGGAAAATGAAGCCAAAGATGTTTTGCAGGCGATAACTTCTGAAATGGAAATATTGGAAAATCATTCATACCACAAACGGCTGCTGATGTATAAAGGGATTATCCCGCCGGATTCTGTGCTTAGCACAAAAGACGCTGAGGATCTGGATATCGCAACCCAGGGTTATGGGGTAGGGAATTGGTATTTCTATAACGGAGAAACCGAAGAAGCGATGGATATCTTTAAGAAAGTGGTTGAAGGGACATATTGGGCTGCGTTTGGATATATTGCTGCGGAAGCTGAACTTGCCAGGAAATAG
- the egtD gene encoding L-histidine N(alpha)-methyltransferase, translating into MEVITKQDRFQLISTNEEIKVDNFASDVKKGLTSEEKFLLSKYFYDEKGSQLFEQISDLDEYYLTRTEREILESKSGEISTLFSDRISMVELGSGSSEKTRLLIKAFLKRFGNLFYIPIDISLSILEESSLNLLADFPGLDIQAINATYQKGLRKLHSISKPPRLILFLGSNIGNFQRHDAENFLHCIQELMHPTDRLLAGIDLKKDKKELEAAYNDSLGVTAKFNLNLLERINRELGGEFDLNEFKHLAIYNENIGRIEMHLVSKIDQTVHISDINLDVPFKEGETIHTENSYKYSLQDIDELAQSAGLLTKERWLDANERFSLNFFASDRE; encoded by the coding sequence ATGGAAGTAATCACCAAACAAGATCGATTTCAGTTAATTTCCACTAATGAGGAAATTAAGGTCGACAATTTTGCTAGCGATGTGAAAAAGGGACTGACTTCCGAAGAAAAATTCCTGTTGAGCAAATATTTCTATGATGAGAAAGGCTCTCAATTATTCGAGCAGATCAGTGATCTCGATGAATATTATCTCACCAGAACCGAGCGTGAGATTCTGGAATCAAAATCCGGGGAAATATCCACTCTTTTTTCTGATAGAATTTCAATGGTTGAATTAGGAAGTGGCAGCTCGGAAAAAACCCGTTTACTTATAAAAGCCTTCCTGAAAAGGTTCGGAAATCTGTTTTACATTCCTATAGATATTTCACTTTCCATATTGGAAGAAAGCTCTTTGAATTTATTGGCTGATTTTCCAGGGCTTGATATTCAGGCCATAAATGCCACTTATCAAAAGGGCTTGCGGAAACTCCATTCCATCTCAAAACCACCCAGGCTCATTTTATTCCTGGGATCTAATATCGGTAATTTTCAAAGGCATGATGCGGAAAATTTCTTGCATTGCATTCAAGAATTGATGCATCCAACAGACAGGTTGCTTGCCGGGATTGATCTAAAGAAAGACAAAAAGGAATTGGAAGCGGCATATAATGATTCTTTGGGGGTTACGGCTAAGTTTAACCTAAACCTCCTGGAACGGATCAATCGGGAACTAGGTGGAGAATTCGATTTAAATGAATTTAAACACCTTGCCATCTATAACGAAAATATAGGCCGCATCGAAATGCATTTGGTTAGTAAAATCGATCAAACCGTTCACATTTCAGATATAAATTTGGATGTGCCTTTTAAAGAAGGAGAAACAATACATACCGAAAATTCTTACAAATATTCCTTGCAAGATATTGATGAGCTTGCTCAATCGGCTGGACTGCTCACAAAAGAAAGATGGCTTGATGCTAATGAACGGTTTAGTCTGAACTTTTTTGCCTCGGATAGGGAATGA